Proteins encoded in a region of the Pseudomonas sp. GOM7 genome:
- a CDS encoding ABC transporter ATP-binding protein, whose protein sequence is MADLKIRNLQKGFDGTAIIQGVDLDIRDREFVVFVGPSGCGKSTLLRLIAGLEEVSSGHIELDGQDITDVAPAKRDLAMVFQTYALYPHMTVRKNLSFALDLARVGKQEVAAKVANAARILQLEALLERKPKQLSGGQRQRVAIGRAIVRNPKIFLFDEPLSNLDAALRVQTRLELARLHKELQATMIYVTHDQVEAMTLADKVVVLNGGRVEQVGSPLELYHHPANLFVAGFLGTPKMGFLRGTLHKAQDDSCEVQLECGAQLRLPLSATGLEVGSAVTLGVRPEHLNLVGEGAGRLQVSADVSERLGSDTFCHVRCASGEMLTVRVRGDFAPRYGEALKLDFDPAHCHLFDAAGQAVAKPLQQAA, encoded by the coding sequence ATGGCTGATCTGAAGATCCGCAATCTGCAAAAAGGCTTCGACGGCACGGCGATCATCCAGGGCGTCGACCTGGACATCCGCGACCGCGAATTCGTGGTGTTCGTCGGCCCCTCGGGCTGCGGCAAGTCCACCCTGCTGCGCCTGATCGCCGGGCTGGAAGAGGTCAGCAGCGGCCATATCGAACTCGATGGCCAGGACATCACCGATGTCGCCCCGGCCAAGCGCGACCTGGCCATGGTGTTCCAGACCTACGCCCTGTACCCGCACATGACCGTGCGCAAGAACCTGTCCTTCGCCCTCGACCTGGCCCGCGTGGGCAAGCAGGAAGTCGCAGCCAAGGTCGCCAATGCCGCGCGCATCCTGCAGCTCGAAGCCCTGCTCGAACGCAAGCCCAAGCAGCTTTCCGGTGGCCAGCGCCAGCGCGTGGCCATCGGCCGCGCCATCGTGCGCAACCCGAAGATCTTCCTGTTCGACGAGCCGCTGTCCAACCTCGACGCAGCCCTGCGCGTGCAGACCCGCCTGGAGCTGGCGCGGCTGCACAAGGAACTGCAGGCCACCATGATCTACGTGACCCACGACCAGGTCGAAGCCATGACCCTGGCCGACAAGGTGGTGGTGCTCAATGGCGGCCGTGTCGAGCAGGTGGGCTCGCCGCTGGAGCTCTATCACCACCCGGCCAACCTGTTCGTCGCCGGTTTTCTCGGCACGCCGAAGATGGGCTTTCTGCGCGGCACCCTGCACAAGGCCCAGGACGATAGCTGCGAGGTGCAACTGGAATGCGGCGCGCAACTGAGGCTGCCGCTGTCCGCCACCGGCCTCGAGGTCGGCAGCGCGGTGACCCTGGGGGTGCGCCCCGAGCACCTCAATCTGGTCGGCGAGGGTGCCGGGCGCCTGCAGGTAAGCGCCGACGTCAGCGAGCGCCTGGGCAGCGACACCTTCTGCCACGTGCGCTGCGCCTCGGGGGAGATGCTCACGGTGCGCGTGCGTGGCGACTTCGCCCCGCGTTATGGCGAGGCGCTGAAGCTGGATTTCGACCCGGCGCACTGCCACCTCTTCGACGCCGCCGGCCAGGCCGTCGCCAAACCCTTGCAGCAGGCCGCCTGA
- a CDS encoding carbohydrate ABC transporter permease: MNSSAINTPAAAQVSTPGGRKPRRLAPGWFLVSPSVVLLLIWMIVPLGMTVYFSLIRYNLLYPGENGFVGLENFEYFVTDAAFLSGAGNTLLLVGSVLLISVVFGVLIAALLEASEFFGRGIVRVLLISPFFIMPTVSALLWKNLIFHPVSGILAAVWQFFGAQPVDWLAHHPMFSIILIVSWQWLPFAILILMTAMQSLDQEQKEAARLDGAGPIAIFWHLTLPHLARPIAVVVMIETIFLLSVFAEIYTTTSGGPGYESTNLAYLIYTQALLQFDVGMASAGGLIAVVIANIAAIVLIRMIGKNLTERQ; encoded by the coding sequence ATGAACTCTTCGGCCATCAATACTCCTGCTGCCGCACAGGTCAGCACGCCAGGCGGGCGCAAGCCCCGGCGCCTGGCGCCCGGCTGGTTCCTGGTCAGCCCCTCGGTGGTTCTGCTGCTGATCTGGATGATCGTGCCGCTGGGCATGACCGTCTATTTCTCGCTGATCCGCTACAACCTGCTCTACCCCGGCGAGAACGGTTTCGTCGGCCTGGAGAACTTCGAGTACTTCGTCACCGATGCCGCCTTCCTCTCCGGCGCCGGCAATACCCTGTTGCTGGTGGGCAGCGTGCTGTTGATCAGCGTGGTGTTCGGGGTACTGATCGCCGCCCTGCTGGAGGCCAGCGAGTTCTTCGGCCGCGGCATCGTGCGGGTGCTGCTGATCTCGCCATTCTTCATCATGCCCACGGTCAGCGCGCTGTTGTGGAAGAACCTGATCTTCCATCCGGTGTCGGGGATTCTCGCCGCCGTCTGGCAGTTCTTCGGCGCCCAGCCGGTGGACTGGCTGGCGCACCACCCCATGTTCTCGATCATCCTGATCGTGTCCTGGCAGTGGCTGCCGTTCGCCATCCTGATCCTGATGACCGCCATGCAATCGCTGGATCAGGAGCAGAAGGAAGCCGCGCGCCTCGACGGCGCCGGCCCCATCGCCATCTTCTGGCACCTTACCCTGCCGCATCTGGCGCGGCCGATCGCGGTGGTGGTGATGATCGAGACCATCTTCCTGCTCTCGGTGTTCGCCGAGATCTACACCACCACCAGCGGCGGCCCCGGCTACGAGTCCACCAATCTGGCCTACCTGATCTACACCCAGGCGCTGCTGCAGTTCGACGTCGGCATGGCCTCGGCCGGCGGGCTGATCGCGGTGGTCATCGCCAACATCGCCGCCATCGTGCTGATCCGCATGATCGGCAAGAACCTGACCGAACGGCAGTGA
- a CDS encoding carbohydrate ABC transporter permease has translation MLTLKQSRRLHSLVIGLLAWAIAALIFFPIFWMVLTSLKTEIDAFATPPQFIFTPTLENYLHINERSDYFAFAWNSVLISVSATLLGMLLAVPAAYSMAFFETRQTKRTLLWMLSTKMLPPVGVLVPIYLLAKQFGLLDSRLVLIIIYTLINLPILVWMVYTYFKDIPVDILEAARLDGATTWQEIVRVLLPIARGGLASTMLLSLILCWNEAFWSLNLTSSAAAPLTALVASYSSPEGLFWAKLSAVSTLACAPILIFGWISQKQLVRGLSFGAVK, from the coding sequence ATGCTGACCCTGAAACAGTCCCGGCGCCTGCACAGCCTGGTCATCGGCCTCCTGGCCTGGGCCATCGCCGCGCTGATCTTCTTCCCGATCTTCTGGATGGTGCTGACCAGCCTGAAGACCGAGATCGACGCCTTCGCCACGCCGCCGCAGTTCATCTTCACCCCGACGCTGGAGAACTACCTGCACATCAACGAGCGCAGCGACTACTTCGCCTTCGCCTGGAACTCGGTGCTGATCTCCGTCTCGGCGACGCTGCTGGGCATGCTCCTGGCGGTGCCGGCCGCCTACTCCATGGCCTTCTTCGAGACGCGCCAGACCAAGCGCACGCTGCTGTGGATGCTGTCGACCAAGATGCTGCCGCCGGTGGGCGTGCTGGTGCCGATCTACCTGCTGGCCAAGCAGTTCGGCCTGCTCGATTCGCGCCTGGTGCTGATCATCATCTACACCCTGATCAACCTGCCGATCCTGGTGTGGATGGTGTACACCTACTTCAAGGACATCCCCGTGGACATCCTCGAAGCCGCGCGCCTGGACGGCGCCACCACCTGGCAGGAGATCGTCCGCGTGCTGCTGCCGATCGCCCGTGGCGGCCTGGCCTCGACCATGCTGCTGTCGCTGATCCTGTGCTGGAACGAGGCGTTCTGGTCGCTCAACCTGACCAGCTCCGCCGCCGCCCCGCTGACCGCGCTGGTGGCCTCCTACTCCAGCCCCGAGGGCCTGTTCTGGGCCAAGCTTTCCGCCGTTTCGACCCTGGCCTGCGCGCCCATCCTGATCTTCGGCTGGATCAGCCAGAAGCAGCTGGTGCGCGGCCTGTCGTTCGGCGCCGTCAAATAA
- a CDS encoding mannitol dehydrogenase family protein, with the protein MKLNRQQLSQLGGAVALPQYDPRTLRNGIAHIGVGGFHRAHQAVYTDALMNRGQALDWGICGVGVRSEDRAMRDALASQDFLYTLVELGDEPNLPVRVIGAITDMLLIEESPQALIDKLADPAIRIVSLTITEGGYCIDDSTGEFLAELPAIAHDLRHPESPRSVFGLLCAALAKRRAAGIPAFTLMSCDNLPHNGEVTRKALLAFAHLADHELATWIDHHVSFPNAMVDRITPMTSAAHRQQLAEEHGVEDSWPVVCEPFVQWVLEDRFVNGRPAWEEVGVQFTDDVTPYEEMKIKLLNGSHLALTYLGFLKGYRYVHETLNDPLLRRYVRTFMDLDVTPQLAPVPGIDLHVYKDTLIERFSNQAIADQLERVCSDGSSKFPKFIVPTLNRLIEDGRPLERAALVVAAWALYLKGVDENGAHYRIPDPRAEFCQALVADDDQVRQRVLGVEAIFGTAIPQSAAFVAAFELCYDSLRKLGVTRTLQTLLGD; encoded by the coding sequence ATGAAACTCAATCGCCAGCAGCTTTCCCAGCTTGGCGGCGCCGTCGCGCTGCCGCAATACGACCCGCGAACGCTCCGCAACGGCATCGCCCATATCGGCGTCGGGGGCTTTCACCGCGCCCACCAGGCGGTCTACACCGACGCCCTGATGAACCGCGGCCAAGCCCTGGACTGGGGCATCTGCGGGGTCGGCGTGCGCAGCGAAGACCGTGCCATGCGCGACGCCCTGGCCAGCCAGGACTTTCTCTACACCCTGGTGGAACTGGGCGACGAACCGAACCTGCCGGTGCGGGTGATCGGCGCCATCACCGACATGCTGCTGATCGAGGAATCGCCACAAGCGCTGATCGACAAGCTGGCCGACCCGGCCATCCGCATCGTCTCGCTGACCATCACCGAAGGCGGCTATTGCATCGACGACAGCACGGGAGAATTTCTCGCCGAGCTGCCGGCCATCGCCCACGACCTGCGCCACCCCGAGTCGCCGCGCAGCGTGTTCGGCCTGCTCTGCGCCGCCCTGGCCAAGCGCCGCGCCGCCGGCATTCCGGCCTTCACCCTGATGTCCTGCGATAACCTGCCGCACAACGGCGAGGTCACGCGCAAGGCGCTGCTGGCCTTCGCCCACCTGGCCGACCATGAGCTGGCCACCTGGATCGACCATCACGTGAGCTTCCCCAACGCCATGGTCGACCGCATCACACCGATGACCAGCGCTGCCCATCGCCAGCAACTGGCCGAAGAACATGGCGTCGAGGACTCCTGGCCGGTGGTCTGCGAGCCCTTCGTGCAATGGGTGCTGGAAGACAGGTTCGTCAACGGCCGCCCAGCCTGGGAAGAGGTGGGCGTGCAGTTCACCGACGACGTCACGCCCTATGAGGAGATGAAGATCAAGCTGCTCAACGGCAGCCACCTGGCGCTGACCTACCTGGGCTTTCTCAAGGGCTATCGCTACGTTCACGAGACCCTGAACGACCCGCTGCTGCGCCGCTACGTGCGCACCTTCATGGATCTCGACGTAACGCCACAACTGGCGCCGGTGCCGGGCATCGACCTGCACGTCTACAAGGACACGCTGATCGAGCGATTCTCCAACCAGGCCATCGCCGATCAACTGGAGCGGGTCTGCTCGGACGGCTCGTCGAAGTTTCCCAAGTTCATCGTGCCCACCCTCAACCGCCTGATCGAGGACGGTCGGCCACTGGAACGCGCTGCGCTGGTGGTCGCGGCCTGGGCGCTATACCTCAAGGGCGTCGACGAGAACGGCGCGCACTATCGCATCCCCGACCCACGCGCCGAGTTCTGCCAGGCGCTGGTAGCCGATGACGACCAGGTGCGCCAGCGCGTGCTCGGCGTCGAGGCGATCTTCGGTACGGCGATACCGCAGTCGGCAGCCTTCGTCGCGGCCTTCGAGCTGTGTTACGACAGCCTGCGCAAGCTCGGTGTGACCCGCACCCTGCAGACCCTGCTGGGCGATTGA
- a CDS encoding carbohydrate kinase family protein produces the protein MYLVCGEALFDVFIQNDGGRSNELAFKAIAGGSPFNVALGLRRMGADSALFTGISSDSLGQRLRQVLGEEGVSDSYLIASEAPTTLAMVGLDAAGSPHYSFRGEGCADRQLLAEHLPTLDARVRGLHVGSYSLVVEPVASTLLALVQREHARRLISLDPNVRLGPAPDIARWRERVETFAGYAHLIKVSEEDLQVLYPERDPQAVAASWRNERCQLVFLTHGSAGASVHSRHGQWSVPAQAVHTRDTVGAGDTFQAALLSYLARHQLDSPEALATLSREQIGAMLRLAIEAAALTCTRVGPDLPYLHELERQSVR, from the coding sequence ATGTACCTGGTCTGTGGCGAAGCACTGTTCGACGTGTTCATCCAGAACGACGGCGGGCGCAGCAACGAGCTGGCCTTCAAGGCCATCGCCGGCGGCTCGCCGTTCAACGTGGCGCTGGGCTTGCGGCGCATGGGCGCCGACTCGGCACTGTTCACCGGGATCTCGTCGGACAGCCTAGGCCAGCGTCTGCGCCAGGTGCTGGGTGAAGAAGGCGTGAGCGATTCCTACCTGATCGCCAGCGAGGCACCGACCACCCTGGCCATGGTCGGCCTGGACGCGGCCGGTTCGCCGCATTATTCCTTCCGTGGCGAGGGCTGCGCCGACCGCCAGCTACTGGCCGAGCACCTACCGACATTGGATGCACGGGTGCGCGGCCTGCACGTTGGCTCCTACTCGTTGGTGGTGGAACCGGTAGCCAGCACCCTGCTGGCGCTGGTGCAGCGCGAGCATGCCCGGCGCCTGATCAGCCTCGACCCCAACGTGCGCCTCGGCCCGGCGCCGGATATCGCCCGCTGGCGCGAGCGCGTCGAGACCTTCGCCGGCTACGCGCACCTGATCAAGGTCAGCGAGGAAGACCTGCAGGTGCTCTACCCCGAACGCGACCCGCAAGCGGTCGCGGCAAGCTGGCGCAACGAGCGCTGCCAACTGGTGTTCCTCACCCATGGCAGCGCAGGCGCCAGTGTGCATAGCCGCCACGGGCAGTGGTCAGTACCCGCGCAGGCCGTGCACACCCGCGACACCGTCGGTGCCGGTGATACCTTCCAGGCCGCGCTGCTCAGCTACCTGGCACGGCACCAGTTGGACAGCCCCGAGGCGCTGGCGACCCTGAGCCGCGAGCAGATCGGCGCCATGCTGCGCCTGGCCATCGAGGCCGCCGCGCTGACCTGCACACGGGTCGGCCCCGACCTGCCCTACCTGCACGAACTGGAGCGACAAAGCGTGCGCTGA
- the xylB gene encoding xylulokinase: protein MYLGIDCGTQGTKALVLDAGSGQVLGAGSASHSLHSGANGRREQQPQQWLEAFEQATRQALAAAGISGEQILGIGVSGQQHGLVLLDEQGDVLRPAKLWCDTESTPENQRLLAHLGGEAGSLQRLGVAIAPGYTVSKLLWTKEQHPDAFARIAHILLPHDYLNHWLTGRACSEYGDASGTGYFDVRTRTWDTELLSFIDPSGRLRKALPELIEPDQPTGRIRPQIARQLGLNPEAVVASGGGDNMLGAIGTSNIRPGAITMSLGTSGTLYAYSDQPTVSPHAQVATFCSSSGGWLPLICTMNLTNATGLIQQLLELDIQTFGKLVEHAPIGAEGLLLLPFFNGERVPALPRSRASLLGMDSDNLSRANLCRAVVEGTAFGLRYGLDLLRASGLQSETIRLIGGAAKSPVWRQVIADIMGTPLVCPQHTEAAALGAAIQAAWCLTPGSDRQAQLAALCKRCVHLDASTQTQPDPARTAQYEVVYQRYREQISRLAESALA from the coding sequence ATGTACCTCGGTATCGATTGCGGCACCCAGGGCACCAAGGCCCTGGTGCTGGATGCCGGCAGCGGCCAGGTGCTCGGCGCCGGCAGCGCCAGCCATAGCCTGCACAGCGGCGCCAATGGCCGGCGCGAACAGCAGCCGCAACAGTGGCTGGAAGCTTTCGAGCAGGCGACCCGACAGGCGCTGGCGGCTGCGGGCATCAGCGGGGAGCAAATCCTCGGCATTGGCGTGTCCGGCCAGCAGCATGGCCTGGTGCTGCTCGACGAACAGGGCGACGTGCTGCGCCCGGCCAAGCTCTGGTGCGACACCGAATCGACCCCGGAAAACCAGCGCCTGCTCGCTCATCTCGGCGGCGAGGCTGGCTCGCTGCAACGCCTGGGCGTGGCCATCGCGCCCGGCTACACGGTATCCAAGCTGCTCTGGACCAAGGAGCAGCACCCCGATGCATTCGCCCGTATCGCCCATATCCTGCTGCCCCACGACTACCTCAATCACTGGCTCACCGGCCGCGCCTGCAGCGAGTACGGCGACGCCTCCGGCACCGGGTATTTCGATGTGCGTACACGTACCTGGGATACCGAACTGCTGAGCTTCATCGACCCCAGCGGGCGCCTGCGCAAGGCGCTGCCAGAGCTGATCGAGCCGGATCAGCCGACGGGCCGCATCCGCCCGCAGATCGCCCGGCAACTGGGTCTGAACCCGGAGGCGGTGGTGGCCAGCGGTGGTGGCGACAACATGCTGGGCGCCATCGGCACCAGCAATATCCGCCCCGGCGCCATCACCATGAGCCTGGGCACTTCCGGCACGCTCTACGCCTACAGCGACCAGCCGACGGTCAGCCCGCACGCCCAGGTGGCCACCTTCTGCTCATCGAGCGGTGGCTGGCTGCCGCTGATCTGCACCATGAACCTGACCAACGCCACCGGGCTGATCCAGCAATTGCTGGAGCTGGATATCCAGACCTTCGGCAAACTGGTCGAACACGCCCCCATCGGTGCCGAGGGATTGCTGTTGCTGCCCTTCTTCAACGGCGAACGGGTGCCGGCCCTGCCCCGCTCGCGCGCCAGCCTGCTGGGCATGGACAGCGACAACCTGAGCCGCGCCAACCTGTGCCGGGCGGTGGTCGAAGGCACCGCCTTCGGCCTGCGCTATGGCCTCGACCTGCTGCGCGCCAGCGGCTTGCAGAGCGAGACCATCCGCCTGATCGGCGGCGCGGCGAAGAGTCCGGTATGGCGCCAGGTGATCGCCGATATCATGGGCACCCCGCTGGTCTGTCCGCAGCACACCGAAGCCGCCGCCCTCGGCGCGGCCATCCAGGCTGCCTGGTGTCTGACGCCGGGCAGCGACCGCCAGGCGCAACTGGCCGCGCTGTGCAAGCGCTGCGTGCATCTGGATGCCAGCACCCAGACGCAACCCGACCCGGCGCGCACGGCGCAGTACGAGGTGGTCTATCAACGCTATCGCGAGCAGATCAGCCGACTCGCCGAGAGCGCCTTGGCTTGA
- a CDS encoding PA0069 family radical SAM protein, which yields MALNLPTRGRGTASNPHNRYAPTRSEQEDDGWYQDETPPSRATEVRKEKAKTAITRNDSPDVGFDRSVNPYRGCEHGCIYCFARPSHAYWDMSPGIDFETRLIAKTNLAERLEEQLQKPGYVPQPIALGINTDAYQPIEREQRLTRQALEILLRYKHPLSIITKGSLILRDLDLLSELASHNLVSVAFSLTTLDDELKRIMEPRTAAPAARLRAMRTLHEAGVPVSVMCAPMIPMINDMELEALLEAAADAGARSAGYVLLRLPLEIAGLFEEWLQVHFPERAAHVMSLIRQSRGGKNYDSRFGSRMRGEGQFAELLAQRFRLARRKLGLDKRERVVLDCSQFCPPGLQLSLL from the coding sequence ATGGCCCTGAATCTGCCCACGCGCGGTCGCGGTACCGCCAGCAACCCACACAACCGCTATGCGCCGACCCGCTCGGAGCAGGAAGACGACGGCTGGTATCAGGACGAAACCCCACCAAGCCGCGCCACTGAGGTGCGCAAGGAGAAGGCGAAGACGGCGATCACCCGCAACGACTCGCCGGACGTCGGCTTCGACCGCTCGGTGAACCCCTACCGAGGCTGTGAGCACGGCTGCATCTACTGCTTCGCCCGGCCCAGCCACGCCTACTGGGACATGTCGCCGGGCATCGACTTCGAGACCCGCCTGATCGCCAAGACCAACCTGGCCGAGCGCCTGGAAGAGCAGTTGCAGAAGCCGGGCTACGTGCCGCAGCCCATCGCCCTGGGCATCAACACCGATGCCTACCAGCCCATCGAACGCGAACAGCGCCTGACCCGCCAGGCGCTGGAGATCCTGCTGCGCTACAAGCACCCGCTGAGCATCATCACCAAGGGCTCGCTGATCCTGCGCGACCTCGACCTGCTCAGCGAGCTGGCCAGCCACAACCTGGTCAGTGTCGCCTTCAGCCTGACCACCCTGGACGACGAGCTCAAACGCATCATGGAACCGCGTACCGCCGCTCCAGCCGCCCGCCTGCGCGCCATGCGCACGCTGCATGAAGCCGGGGTGCCGGTGAGCGTGATGTGCGCGCCGATGATCCCCATGATCAACGACATGGAACTGGAAGCGTTGCTCGAAGCCGCTGCCGATGCCGGCGCACGCTCGGCCGGCTACGTGCTGCTGCGCCTGCCGCTGGAAATCGCCGGCTTGTTCGAGGAGTGGTTGCAGGTGCATTTCCCCGAGCGCGCCGCCCATGTCATGAGCCTGATCCGCCAGAGCCGCGGCGGCAAGAACTACGACAGCCGCTTCGGCAGCCGCATGCGCGGCGAGGGCCAGTTCGCCGAGCTGCTGGCCCAGCGCTTTCGCCTGGCACGGCGCAAGCTCGGCCTGGACAAGCGCGAGCGCGTGGTGCTGGACTGTTCACAGTTCTGCCCGCCGGGGCTGCAATTGAGCCTGCTATGA
- a CDS encoding ABC transporter substrate-binding protein has translation MNHSIKALVATSCLSFAVLAQGAETLTIATVNNSDMIRMQRLAKTFEQQHPDIKLKWVVLEENVLRQRLTTDIATQGGQFDVLTIGMYEAALWGEKGWLAPMTGLPADYDLDDVFPSVREGLSAKGTLYALPFYAEASITYYRKDLFEQAGLTMPEQPTWEQIAEFAGKLHQPDQGIYGLCLRGKAGWGENMALITTLANAFGARWFDEQWQPEFTGSEWKNALNFYVDNMKQYGPPGASSNGFNENLALFNSGKCAQWVDASVAGSFVTDSSQSKVADSVGFTFAPTQVTDKGASWLYSWALAIPTSSKAKDAAKTFAAWATSKDYAKLVADTDGVANVPPGTRASTYSEAYMQAAPFAKVTLDSLKKADPANPSAKPVPYVGIQLVTIPEFQAIGTSVGKLFAAALTGQMQPEQALQAAQQSTAREMKRAGYPK, from the coding sequence ATGAACCACTCGATCAAGGCCCTGGTGGCCACCTCTTGCCTGTCCTTCGCCGTGCTTGCTCAGGGCGCCGAAACCCTGACCATCGCCACGGTCAACAACAGCGACATGATCCGCATGCAGCGGCTGGCCAAGACCTTCGAGCAGCAGCACCCGGACATCAAGCTGAAGTGGGTGGTGCTCGAAGAGAACGTGCTGCGCCAGCGCCTGACCACCGATATCGCCACCCAGGGCGGCCAGTTCGACGTGCTCACCATCGGCATGTACGAAGCGGCGCTGTGGGGCGAGAAAGGCTGGCTGGCGCCGATGACCGGGCTGCCGGCCGACTACGACCTCGACGACGTGTTCCCCTCGGTGCGCGAAGGCCTGTCGGCCAAGGGCACGCTGTACGCCCTGCCGTTCTACGCCGAAGCCTCGATCACCTATTACCGCAAGGACCTGTTCGAGCAGGCCGGCCTGACGATGCCGGAGCAGCCGACCTGGGAGCAGATCGCCGAATTCGCCGGCAAGCTGCACCAGCCGGATCAGGGCATCTATGGCCTGTGCCTGCGCGGCAAGGCTGGCTGGGGCGAGAACATGGCGCTGATCACCACCCTGGCCAACGCCTTCGGCGCCCGCTGGTTCGACGAGCAATGGCAGCCGGAATTCACCGGCAGCGAGTGGAAGAACGCGCTGAACTTCTATGTCGACAACATGAAGCAGTACGGCCCGCCCGGCGCCTCCAGCAACGGCTTCAACGAGAACCTGGCGCTGTTCAACAGTGGCAAGTGCGCGCAGTGGGTCGATGCCAGCGTGGCCGGCTCCTTCGTCACCGACAGCTCGCAGAGCAAGGTGGCCGACTCGGTAGGCTTCACCTTCGCCCCCACCCAGGTCACCGACAAGGGCGCTTCCTGGTTGTATTCCTGGGCGCTGGCGATTCCCACCAGCTCCAAGGCCAAGGACGCCGCCAAGACCTTCGCCGCCTGGGCCACCTCCAAGGACTACGCCAAGCTGGTGGCCGACACCGACGGCGTGGCCAACGTGCCGCCGGGTACCCGTGCCTCCACCTACAGCGAGGCCTACATGCAGGCGGCGCCATTCGCCAAGGTCACCCTGGATTCGCTGAAGAAGGCCGACCCGGCCAACCCCAGCGCCAAGCCGGTGCCCTACGTCGGCATCCAGCTAGTGACCATTCCCGAGTTCCAGGCCATCGGCACCAGTGTCGGCAAGCTGTTCGCCGCCGCGCTCACCGGGCAGATGCAGCCGGAGCAAGCGCTGCAGGCGGCGCAGCAGAGCACGGCACGGGAGATGAAACGCGCCGGGTATCCGAAGTAA
- a CDS encoding AraC family transcriptional regulator — translation MTRTSRVADPSYELMDDHEGHSLIYRQHGFPSPLVRWHFHKEYELHLIVASSGKVFIGDYIGNFSPYTLFLTGPGLPHNWISQVADGEVVQTRDMLVNFTDEVLESGSAVFAELKTLQPLLARAQFGIEFRDPQVIREAAVLLRRIADSQGITRLGHFFILMELLAASEDYQLLSTLTSSELGDEQHVERINRAVDYIFQHYAQGIGQEEVAEYLGMTPTYFSRFFKQATGRGFVEFVNRLRVSKSCELLSQSDKPVTEVCFESGFGNISNFNRRFQQLKGMTPSGYRKLVVQRLTEQNLY, via the coding sequence ATGACCCGCACCTCCCGCGTAGCCGACCCGTCCTACGAGCTGATGGACGACCACGAAGGCCATTCGCTGATCTACCGTCAGCACGGCTTTCCTTCGCCGCTGGTGCGCTGGCATTTTCACAAGGAATACGAGCTGCACCTGATCGTCGCCAGCTCGGGCAAGGTGTTCATCGGCGACTACATCGGCAACTTCTCTCCCTACACCCTGTTCCTCACCGGCCCCGGTCTGCCGCACAACTGGATCAGCCAGGTCGCGGACGGCGAGGTGGTGCAGACCCGCGACATGCTGGTCAACTTCACCGACGAGGTGCTGGAAAGCGGCAGCGCGGTGTTCGCCGAGCTCAAGACCCTGCAGCCCTTGCTGGCGCGCGCGCAGTTCGGCATCGAGTTCCGCGACCCGCAGGTGATACGCGAGGCCGCCGTGCTGCTGCGCAGGATCGCAGACAGCCAGGGCATCACCCGCCTGGGGCATTTCTTCATCCTCATGGAGCTGCTGGCCGCCAGCGAGGATTACCAGTTGCTCTCGACCCTGACCTCCTCGGAGCTGGGCGACGAGCAGCATGTCGAGCGCATCAACCGCGCGGTGGACTACATCTTCCAGCACTACGCCCAGGGCATCGGCCAGGAGGAAGTGGCCGAATACCTGGGCATGACCCCCACCTACTTCTCGCGCTTCTTCAAGCAGGCCACCGGGCGCGGCTTCGTCGAGTTCGTCAATCGCCTGCGAGTGAGCAAATCCTGCGAGCTGCTGAGCCAGAGCGACAAGCCGGTGACCGAGGTGTGCTTCGAGTCCGGCTTCGGCAACATCTCCAACTTCAACCGCCGCTTCCAGCAGCTCAAGGGCATGACGCCCTCGGGTTATCGCAAGCTGGTGGTGCAACGCCTGACCGAGCAAAACCTGTACTGA